In a genomic window of Erinaceus europaeus chromosome 12, mEriEur2.1, whole genome shotgun sequence:
- the CXCR6 gene encoding C-X-C chemokine receptor type 6: MAEHDDEDYDYFYNGSSDDGGQEAEHEHFLQFRKFFLPCMYLVVFACGLLGNSLVLVIYAFYQRHKSLTDLLLMNLPLADLLFACTLPFWAYAIIHEWVFGVAMCKLLLGVYTLNFYTSMLMLTCITVDRFVAVVQATKVHVQQARRTVWGKVICASIWLVSLLVSLPQIIYGEVLPLDRAVCGYGDQSISTAVLAAQMTLGFFLPLVTMIGCYWVIVRTLLRTRGFQKHKSLKVVLLVLAVFLLTQTPFNLARLVRSTSWEYHAMTSFNYAITVTEAIAYLQACLNPMLYAFVSVKFRNNFCRFLKDVGCPYPGVSAPFRSSEDTSKTCSASRHTEGTSMV, from the coding sequence ATGGCCGAGCATGACGACGAGGACTACGACTACTTCTACAACGGCTCCAGCGACGATGGTGGCCAGGAGGCCGAGCACGAGCACTTCCTGCAGTTCCGCAAGTTCTTCCTGCCCTGCATGTACTTGGTGGTCTTCGCCTGCGGCCTGCTGGGGAACTCCCTGGTGCTGGTCATCTACGCCTTCTACCAGCGGCACAAGAGCCTGACGGACCTGCTGCTGATGAACCTGCCGCTGGCGGACCTGCTGTTCGCCTGCACCCTGCCCTTCTGGGCCTACGCCATCATCCACGAGTGGGTCTTTGGGGTCGCCATGTGCAAGCTCCTGCTGGGTGTCTACACGCTCAACTTCTACACGTCCATGCTCATGCTCACCTGTATCACTGTGGACCGCTTCGTGGCGGTGGTCCAGGCCACCAAGGTCCACGTCCAGCAGGCCCGGCGGACGGTCTGGGGCAAGGTCATCTGCGCGTCCATCTGGCTCGTCAGCCTGCTGGTCTCCCTGCCGCAGATCATCTACGGCGAGGTCCTCCCTCTGGACAGGGCCGTCTGCGGGTACGGCGACCAGAGCATCTCCACCGCGGTCCTGGCCGCCCAGATGACGCTGGGGTTCTTCCTGCCCCTGGTCACCATGATCGGCTGCTACTGGGTCATCGTCAGAACCCTGCTTCGCACCAGGGGCTTCCAGAAGCACAAGTCCCTGAAGGTCGTTCTCCTAGTGCTGGCCGTGTTCCTGCTGACCCAGACGCCCTTCAACCTCGCGAGGCTGGTCCGGAGCACGAGCTGGGAGTACCACGCCATGACCAGTTTCAACTACGCCATCACCGTGACGGAGGCCATCGcctacctgcaggcctgcctcaacCCCATGCTCTATGCCTTTGTCAGCGTCAAGTTCCGGAATAacttctgcagatttctcaaagaTGTCGGCTGCCCGTACCCGGGGGTCTCCGCCCCCTTCAGGTCTTCCGAGGACACTTCCAAGACCTGCTCTGCCTCCCGGCACACGGAGGGTACCAGCATGGTGTAG